Proteins co-encoded in one Listeria ivanovii subsp. ivanovii genomic window:
- a CDS encoding transaldolase family protein, which produces MHLDSGNLEDIKKIQASSIFKGITTNPSILVKEKCSRKTAITNILQQSNKLVFVQTVGFTYEEILADASALLATFGKERIAIKIPAHEDGIYVIETLKKEDKTIKLLGTAIYSADQAIAAGLAGADFVAPYVNRMSGASINPFKEIAKMRHFFDKQALSTQIMAASFKNAGQVMEAYESGADTVTIPYDIYEQMTNKVLAIEAIHVFNQDATLFES; this is translated from the coding sequence ATGCACTTAGATTCAGGAAACTTAGAAGATATAAAAAAAATTCAAGCTAGTTCTATTTTCAAAGGAATAACAACGAATCCATCTATCTTAGTAAAAGAGAAATGCTCCAGAAAAACTGCTATTACGAACATCTTACAACAAAGCAATAAACTTGTTTTTGTCCAAACAGTTGGCTTTACGTATGAAGAAATTTTGGCTGACGCAAGCGCATTATTAGCGACTTTTGGAAAAGAGAGAATTGCTATCAAGATTCCCGCGCATGAAGACGGAATTTATGTCATTGAAACACTAAAAAAGGAAGACAAAACAATAAAGCTACTTGGAACAGCGATTTATTCGGCAGATCAAGCCATTGCGGCAGGGCTTGCGGGGGCCGATTTTGTTGCTCCTTATGTCAATCGAATGAGTGGAGCAAGTATTAATCCATTTAAAGAAATTGCTAAAATGCGTCATTTTTTTGATAAACAAGCGTTATCCACGCAAATAATGGCGGCGAGTTTTAAAAATGCAGGGCAAGTGATGGAAGCTTACGAAAGTGGTGCTGACACAGTAACGATTCCGTATGATATTTATGAGCAAATGACTAATAAAGTACTAGCAATCGAAGCAATCCACGTTTTCAATCAAGATGCAACCTTGTTCGAAAGCTAA
- a CDS encoding ribulose-phosphate 3-epimerase, producing MKMIAASIMCADSLHLADELRALEKAKVKMLHCDVMDGVFVANTAMGAYVLQDIKNNTDMLLDVHLATVNPDEFVDLYAAIKPAYMSFHVENSPDVAATISHIRSLGIKPSIAISPETAIEKIYPFLDEVDMVLMMTVNPGFAGQKFQRHVLEKIQQLKKELENHTNKPLIEVDGNIFEETVRLLEPIGVDIYVVGTAALFNDKTGSYTEKLAPLREIIKER from the coding sequence ATGAAAATGATTGCGGCATCGATTATGTGTGCAGACTCGCTTCATTTAGCGGATGAACTGCGTGCTCTTGAAAAAGCAAAGGTTAAAATGCTTCATTGTGATGTGATGGATGGCGTTTTTGTTGCCAATACAGCAATGGGAGCATACGTGTTACAGGACATTAAAAACAACACAGATATGTTACTGGATGTTCATTTAGCTACTGTAAACCCAGATGAATTTGTGGATTTATACGCAGCAATAAAACCTGCATATATGTCTTTTCACGTCGAAAATTCACCAGATGTAGCGGCAACTATTAGTCATATTCGTTCGCTCGGGATAAAACCTTCCATTGCCATTAGCCCAGAAACAGCCATTGAAAAAATTTATCCATTTTTAGATGAAGTAGATATGGTTTTGATGATGACCGTTAATCCAGGTTTTGCAGGGCAGAAATTTCAACGTCATGTCTTAGAAAAAATCCAGCAACTAAAGAAAGAGTTAGAAAACCATACTAATAAACCATTAATCGAAGTCGATGGAAATATTTTTGAAGAAACGGTGCGTTTACTTGAACCGATTGGCGTCGATATTTATGTAGTTGGGACGGCGGCTCTATTTAATGATAAAACAGGCAGTTACACAGAAAAATTAGCCCCACTTCGAGAAATTATCAAAGAAAGGTGA
- the rpiB gene encoding ribose 5-phosphate isomerase B → MEIAIAADHGGFQLKEKIRTHLYESGYAVKDFGCYSAETVDFPEYAAKVGYFVSEHGSLGVLCCGTGIGMSIAANKIDGVRAAVVSDTFSAMMTRRHNDSNVLCLGERVLGDSLALLLLDTWLEAEFEGGRHLTRLAKLTALETGGTK, encoded by the coding sequence ATGGAAATTGCTATAGCAGCGGATCATGGAGGATTTCAACTGAAAGAAAAGATTCGGACACATCTTTATGAAAGCGGATACGCAGTCAAGGATTTTGGGTGTTATTCCGCAGAAACGGTTGATTTTCCCGAATACGCGGCCAAAGTAGGGTATTTTGTTTCCGAGCATGGTAGCTTAGGCGTATTATGTTGTGGGACAGGAATTGGGATGTCGATTGCGGCAAACAAAATTGATGGGGTGCGAGCGGCAGTCGTTTCGGATACTTTCTCAGCGATGATGACGCGGCGCCACAACGATAGCAATGTGCTGTGCCTGGGGGAGCGTGTACTTGGAGATAGCTTGGCGTTACTCTTACTGGATACGTGGTTAGAAGCAGAATTCGAAGGTGGACGGCATTTGACGAGGCTTGCTAAATTAACTGCACTTGAAACGGGGGGAACTAAATGA